A stretch of DNA from Sphingomonas sp. SORGH_AS_0879:
TAATAATCGAGGAAGAACAGGGGCTCCGCGCCCTGGACCACCAGGTCGTTGGCGCACATGGCCACCAGGTCGATGCCGACGCCGTCGTGGCGATCATGCTCGATGGCGAGCTTCAACTTGGTGCCCACGCCGTCATTCGCCGCGACCAGCAGGGGATCGGTGAAACCCGCCGCCTTGAGGTCGAAGAAACCGCCGAATCCTCCCAGGTCCGCATCGGCCCCGGGCCGCCGCGTCGCCTTGGCCAGCGGGCCGATCGCGCGGACCAGCGCATTGCCCGCGGCGATCGAAACCCCCGCATCGGCATAGGTGTAGGACGTGCCGGAAGCGGCGGGCGACGGGGTGGCGGACGGCGTGCTGTTGTCGGTCATGTTTGCCCGTTAGCTATATCGCGCTTGGATTTCCACGCCTGCTTCGCCAAAAGGCCGCGATGCGTTTGCGATTGCCCTCCGTGATGTTCGGTCTGGCCGCTCTTGCCGGCCTAGGCGTCGGGGGCGGTGCCGTGCTTGCCCAGATCGAGGGGCAGGCGCGCGGCGTCACCCCGATCGACAGTGGCGGCGCCTATGAGGTGACCGGCGTGTCCGTCGACGTGGCGGGCAAGACGGCGGAGGCCGCGCGTCTGGGCGGCTGGCGGATCGCGCAGCGCAAGGCATGGGCCGTACTGGCGCAGCGGCTGGGGCGTGGCGGCGTCGGCGCGTCCGATGGCCTGCTCGATTCGCTGGTCAGCGGCATCGTCGTCGAGAATGAGCAGATCGGCCCGAATCGCTATGTCGCGCGGCTGGGCGTGCTGTTCGATCGGGTGCGGGCGGCGGGCGTGCTGGGCGTGTCCGCCTATGCCGACCGGTCGCCGCCGATGCTGGTCCTGCCGCTTCAGGTGTCGGGCGGCACGCCGCAGATGTTCGAGGCGCGGACGCCCTGGCAACAGGCCTGGGCGCGTTTCCGCACCGGCAACAGTTCGATCGACTATATCCGGCCATCGGGCACGGGTTCGGACCCGCTGCTGCTGAATGCCGGGCAAATCGGGCGGCGGTCGCGCGGCTGGTGGCGGACGATCCTCGACCAATATGGTGCGTCCGACATCCTGATCCCCGTCGTTCATCTCTATCGCCAATGGCCCGGTGGCCCGGTGATCGGCCTGTTCGAGGCGCGGCATGGACCCGACAATGCCCTGATCGACACGGTGACGCTGCGGGTCGGGAGCACGGACGCGATCAACCAGTTGCTCGATACCGGCGTGGCCCGCCTGGACGGCATCTATCAGCGCGCCCTGGCCAGCGG
This window harbors:
- a CDS encoding heavy-metal-associated domain-containing protein — protein: MRLRLPSVMFGLAALAGLGVGGGAVLAQIEGQARGVTPIDSGGAYEVTGVSVDVAGKTAEAARLGGWRIAQRKAWAVLAQRLGRGGVGASDGLLDSLVSGIVVENEQIGPNRYVARLGVLFDRVRAAGVLGVSAYADRSPPMLVLPLQVSGGTPQMFEARTPWQQAWARFRTGNSSIDYIRPSGTGSDPLLLNAGQIGRRSRGWWRTILDQYGASDILIPVVHLYRQWPGGPVIGLFEARHGPDNALIDTVTLRVGSTDAINQLLDTGVARLDGIYQRALASGMLHPDATLNPPPKPEETVIDDTSPGEEPISGLDAVIGSTGAGIAVTLQYDAPSASAVANAESLIRSIPGVVRAGTTSLALGGVSLMAVTYDGDPEQLRRALEQRGLQVSGSGTTLRIRRAAQVPAPALPSDNAITG